The following are from one region of the Candidatus Krumholzibacteriia bacterium genome:
- a CDS encoding undecaprenyl-diphosphate phosphatase has translation MDLLGVVVILGLVEGLTEFLPVSSTGHLILVGHWLGFQGENANTFDIVIQLGAILAVVWEYRRQLLGHALTMRHEPLSRRYYGNILLAFLPAAVLGFLLHDTLKEHLFTPRNVALALIAGALCIYAVEAMKLRPRTQAVEQLSVRQALAVGLAQCVALFPGFSRAAATILGGLLCGLDRPTAARFSFLLAIPTILGAAVLDLARSAKTLGRDDVLWIAVGLVVSFLAAWLAVRWFLRFVSQHSLRPFATYRLLLGGVVLFFLRRA, from the coding sequence TTGGACCTGCTGGGCGTCGTGGTGATCCTGGGTCTCGTGGAGGGGCTGACCGAGTTCCTCCCGGTGTCCTCCACCGGACACCTCATCCTCGTGGGGCATTGGCTCGGCTTCCAGGGCGAGAACGCCAACACCTTCGACATCGTCATCCAGCTCGGTGCGATCCTGGCAGTGGTCTGGGAGTACCGTCGCCAGCTCCTCGGCCACGCTCTCACCATGCGGCACGAGCCGCTGTCGCGGCGTTACTACGGCAACATCCTCCTCGCTTTCCTGCCCGCGGCAGTGCTGGGGTTCCTGCTGCACGACACCTTGAAGGAGCATCTGTTCACGCCGCGGAACGTGGCGCTGGCGCTCATCGCCGGGGCGCTGTGCATCTACGCCGTCGAAGCCATGAAGCTCCGACCGCGCACGCAAGCGGTGGAACAACTCAGCGTTCGGCAAGCGCTCGCCGTGGGTCTGGCCCAGTGCGTGGCTCTCTTCCCCGGCTTCAGCCGCGCCGCGGCCACCATCCTCGGCGGCTTGCTCTGCGGCCTCGACCGCCCGACGGCGGCGCGCTTCTCCTTCCTCCTCGCCATCCCGACGATCCTCGGCGCTGCGGTGCTCGATCTGGCCCGAAGCGCCAAGACACTGGGGCGCGACGACGTTCTCTGGATCGCCGTCGGCCTCGTGGTCTCCTTCCTCGCCGCCTGGCTGGCGGTGCGCTGGTTCCTGCGCTTCGTGAGCCAGCACTCGCTGCGCCCGTTCGCCACCTACCGCCTGCTCTTGGGTGGCGTCGTCCTCTTCTTCCTGCGCCGGGCCTGA
- a CDS encoding glycosyltransferase family 4 protein: MSRKGGRVLPAGSREAQESLQAAKSPATRRLRIGIFIALLPPEGIGGAEFQAERLARELAARGHEVHVFTRGGKRRARKEERGGTRAGAEAAGPQVHRRPVVPVPGLRLLFEVLAAGWQGGRAPLDVLLCFMTVNSGLLGYVAHRLNGAPFVIWQRVESETRLHPKNWETRLSAWLHRRATENWVQTQRMASSFARAYERAGKQDAWRCIASHLRVLGNGVDQPPPLAREEPPPRRFLFVGRLVQDKNPFALIEAARSLQGAEVWMAGGGPLAAALQRAAAGTPVRLLGVQPRERILSLLQECRALVLCSHNEGLPNVVLEALAAGRPVIATPVGAVPEVVEDGVNGRLVPEGDVGALRRGMEELLDDATWSRMASQTRPSVARFGWPQLVDRVEAALLEVAARRR; the protein is encoded by the coding sequence GTGAGCCGGAAGGGGGGCAGAGTTTTGCCGGCCGGATCTCGAGAGGCGCAGGAGTCTCTGCAGGCGGCGAAGTCCCCGGCAACACGGCGACTACGCATCGGAATCTTCATCGCCCTCCTACCGCCCGAGGGGATCGGCGGGGCCGAATTCCAAGCGGAAAGGCTGGCGCGGGAGCTGGCTGCCCGCGGCCACGAGGTCCACGTCTTCACCCGCGGCGGCAAGCGACGAGCCAGGAAAGAGGAGCGGGGCGGCACTCGGGCCGGTGCGGAAGCGGCGGGCCCGCAGGTGCACCGCCGGCCCGTGGTTCCCGTGCCGGGCTTGCGTCTCCTCTTCGAGGTTCTGGCTGCCGGCTGGCAAGGCGGCCGAGCGCCACTGGACGTGTTGCTCTGCTTCATGACGGTCAATAGCGGCCTGCTGGGCTACGTGGCCCACCGCTTGAACGGCGCCCCTTTCGTCATCTGGCAGCGGGTGGAATCGGAGACGCGCCTGCACCCGAAGAACTGGGAGACACGATTGTCCGCTTGGTTGCACCGACGGGCGACGGAGAACTGGGTGCAAACGCAGCGCATGGCCTCGAGCTTCGCGCGTGCCTACGAACGCGCCGGGAAGCAGGACGCCTGGCGCTGCATCGCCTCCCATCTCCGCGTGCTGGGAAATGGTGTCGATCAGCCGCCGCCACTTGCGAGGGAGGAACCACCGCCGCGGCGCTTCCTCTTCGTCGGCCGGCTGGTGCAGGACAAGAACCCCTTCGCTCTCATCGAAGCAGCGCGGTCGCTGCAGGGCGCCGAGGTGTGGATGGCAGGTGGCGGGCCGCTGGCGGCAGCGCTCCAACGCGCCGCAGCCGGCACACCCGTCCGCCTCCTCGGCGTGCAACCCCGGGAACGGATCCTCTCGCTGCTGCAGGAGTGCCGCGCCCTCGTTCTCTGCTCTCATAACGAGGGTCTCCCCAACGTCGTCCTGGAAGCCCTGGCCGCCGGCCGGCCCGTGATCGCCACGCCGGTGGGCGCCGTGCCCGAGGTCGTCGAGGACGGCGTGAACGGGCGCCTCGTCCCGGAGGGGGATGTAGGGGCTCTCCGTCGGGGCATGGAAGAGTTGCTCGACGATGCGACCTGGTCCCGGATGGCAAGCCAAACCCGGCCCTCGGTGGCCCGCTTCGGCTGGCCCCAGCTGGTGGATCGGGTCGAAGCCGCCTTGCTGGAGGTGGCGGCGCGCCGGCGTTGA
- a CDS encoding biotin transporter BioY, which yields MHGTVRAATLADRIGSASATRDLFLILGASFGVGLLAQLEIRLPWTPVPITLQPFGVFLAGAALGCRRGALAMLAYLAEGAAGLPFFAGGSAGFAHLLGPTGGYLIGFVPAAFVVGFCAEHGWDRTPLRAFAAMLLGSVVLFACGLTQLAAFVPRGELLRAGLYPFILGDVVKMLAAAGLLPLLWKLLDRTGQPRP from the coding sequence ATGCACGGGACAGTCCGCGCCGCCACGCTCGCCGACCGCATCGGCTCGGCCAGTGCGACTCGTGATCTCTTCTTGATCCTCGGCGCCAGCTTCGGTGTGGGTTTGCTGGCGCAGCTGGAGATCCGTCTGCCCTGGACGCCGGTGCCTATCACCCTGCAGCCCTTCGGGGTCTTCCTGGCGGGCGCCGCCTTGGGGTGCCGCCGCGGCGCGCTCGCCATGCTGGCCTATCTCGCTGAGGGCGCTGCCGGCCTGCCCTTCTTCGCCGGCGGCAGCGCTGGTTTCGCCCATCTCCTCGGTCCGACCGGCGGTTATCTCATCGGCTTCGTGCCAGCTGCCTTCGTCGTCGGCTTCTGCGCCGAGCACGGTTGGGATCGAACGCCGCTCCGCGCCTTCGCGGCGATGCTGCTCGGATCGGTGGTGCTGTTCGCTTGCGGCTTGACCCAGCTCGCCGCCTTCGTGCCCCGGGGCGAGTTGCTGCGCGCCGGCCTTTATCCCTTCATCCTCGGCGATGTGGTGAAGATGCTGGCGGCGGCGGGCCTCTTGCCACTGCTCTGGAAGCTCCTGGATCGAACCGGCCAGCCGCGCCCTTAG
- a CDS encoding class I SAM-dependent methyltransferase: MNPELLSLLRCPRCGAPLASVTANGGATGRLSCKPCAAEYPCPDGMPFFLAPDVAADRTAQAFEAQWTLHSRGAFEKDTIYGETAAEELQSFLDRFGFAAASGLAGQRILDIGCGSGRLTSNLAKAAPGAVVVGGDRSGTARLAHARCRELPNALVAQFDLYAPPFAPESFDLIYADGVVPAVPDAEAALASLDRLLRPGGQLFVWLYPRSFSPYRLLRDVLVRPYLLPHSVQQSLCWIFGVPLHAAFKLYEPFRGPRRRSLREVVFMLHDNLTPQYQHRRHPDELVAEFRRLGYADARSLAFPVSVVGTKAGARPAPSP, translated from the coding sequence ATGAACCCGGAACTGCTGAGCCTGCTGCGCTGCCCGCGCTGCGGCGCCCCGCTCGCATCCGTCACTGCCAACGGCGGCGCGACCGGTCGCCTGAGCTGCAAGCCATGTGCGGCAGAGTATCCCTGCCCCGACGGCATGCCCTTCTTTCTCGCGCCGGACGTGGCCGCGGATCGCACCGCCCAGGCCTTCGAGGCCCAGTGGACGTTGCATTCTCGTGGCGCCTTCGAGAAGGACACCATCTACGGCGAGACCGCCGCGGAGGAGTTGCAGAGCTTCCTCGATCGCTTCGGTTTCGCCGCCGCCTCCGGTCTGGCGGGCCAGCGCATCCTGGACATCGGTTGCGGCAGCGGTCGTCTCACCAGCAACTTGGCCAAGGCGGCGCCAGGCGCCGTCGTGGTCGGCGGCGACCGCAGCGGCACCGCGCGCCTCGCCCACGCGCGCTGTCGCGAATTGCCCAACGCGCTGGTGGCGCAGTTCGATCTGTACGCGCCGCCCTTCGCCCCGGAGTCCTTCGACTTGATCTATGCCGATGGCGTCGTGCCGGCGGTTCCCGATGCCGAGGCTGCCCTCGCCAGCTTGGATCGCCTGCTGCGCCCAGGCGGCCAGCTCTTCGTCTGGTTGTATCCGCGCAGCTTCAGCCCCTACCGGCTGCTGCGCGATGTCTTGGTACGCCCGTACCTCCTGCCGCACTCGGTGCAGCAGAGCCTGTGCTGGATCTTCGGCGTCCCCTTGCACGCGGCCTTCAAGCTCTACGAACCCTTCCGCGGCCCACGCCGGCGTTCGCTGCGCGAGGTCGTCTTCATGCTGCACGACAACCTCACGCCGCAGTACCAGCATCGCCGCCACCCCGACGAGCTGGTCGCCGAGTTCCGCCGCCTGGGGTACGCCGACGCCCGCAGTTTGGCCTTTCCGGTCAGCGTCGTGGGCACCAAGGCGGGGGCGCGACCCGCGCCGTCGCCCTGA
- the asnB gene encoding asparagine synthase (glutamine-hydrolyzing), producing MCGICGIHAPGRVDPEVLRRMNRALVHRGPDDEGYYTDERVGLASRRLSIIDLQSGHMPIANEDDSVWVVQNGEIYNFRELRADLETRGHRFTTRSDTEVLVHLYEEHGSDLFSRLRGMFAIALWDRRRDLLLLGRDRVGKKPLYYSFDGRTLLFASEIKALRQHPDLDVSLDWQALNHYFSHHYVPEPLSIFREVRKLPPGHWLTLRGGALEVRPYWQLDFEHPRSETDEGWYMEQLREKLRDAVRARLVSDVPLGAFLSGGVDSATVVGLMQQLLDAPVKTFSIGFDAESFDELRYARVVAQAFGTEHHEEILQPDATDLVAKLVQQFDEPFGDPSALPTYLVSQMARRHVTVVLSGDGGDEAFAGYDSHRVQERDERFHRRVPAPLRALASGGLGLGARLSGQARWRRMARAVGRAHQPLPGRYSNVFDPGGRRRLFAAATLEQIGSMQEHEVFAAHAAAQRYPDFLSRVLAVDTATYLPGDILVKVDRMSMANSLEVRCPLLDQEVLEFAASIPSNLKRRHGVSKYIFKRVAEGFVPREIVHRQKHGFGVPLGQWFRAELRDLVREHLLHSSNGAHVLFNRRFVTHLVEEHEAGRWDWSVQLWALLMFHLWYERHGPQTRS from the coding sequence ATGTGTGGGATCTGCGGGATCCATGCTCCCGGGCGGGTCGACCCGGAAGTGCTCCGGCGCATGAACCGCGCTCTGGTGCACCGCGGCCCCGACGACGAAGGCTATTACACCGACGAGCGCGTCGGCCTGGCCTCGCGCCGTCTTTCCATCATCGATCTGCAAAGCGGCCACATGCCGATCGCCAACGAGGACGACTCGGTCTGGGTGGTGCAGAACGGCGAGATCTACAACTTCCGCGAGCTGCGCGCCGACCTGGAAACCCGGGGACATCGTTTCACCACCCGCAGCGACACGGAAGTGCTCGTTCACCTCTACGAAGAGCACGGCAGCGATCTCTTCTCACGCTTGCGCGGCATGTTCGCCATCGCCCTGTGGGATCGTCGCCGCGATCTCTTGCTCCTCGGCCGCGACCGGGTCGGCAAGAAGCCGCTCTACTACAGCTTCGACGGCCGCACCCTCCTCTTCGCTTCCGAGATCAAAGCGCTGCGCCAGCACCCGGACCTGGACGTGAGCCTGGACTGGCAGGCGCTGAACCACTACTTCAGCCACCACTACGTGCCCGAGCCGCTGTCGATCTTCCGGGAAGTGCGCAAGCTGCCGCCGGGGCACTGGCTCACCCTACGCGGCGGCGCTCTGGAGGTCCGGCCCTACTGGCAGCTCGACTTCGAGCATCCCCGGTCGGAGACCGACGAGGGCTGGTACATGGAGCAGCTGCGGGAGAAACTGCGCGACGCCGTGCGCGCCCGGCTGGTGAGCGACGTGCCCCTCGGCGCCTTCCTCTCCGGTGGCGTCGATTCCGCCACCGTGGTGGGCCTGATGCAGCAACTCCTGGACGCGCCGGTGAAGACATTCTCCATCGGCTTCGACGCCGAGTCCTTCGACGAACTGCGCTACGCCCGTGTGGTCGCCCAGGCCTTCGGCACCGAACACCACGAAGAGATCCTGCAGCCCGACGCCACTGATCTGGTGGCGAAGCTGGTGCAACAGTTCGACGAACCCTTCGGGGATCCTTCGGCGCTGCCGACCTACCTCGTATCGCAAATGGCGCGCCGGCACGTCACCGTGGTTCTCTCCGGCGATGGCGGCGACGAGGCCTTCGCCGGCTACGACAGCCATCGCGTCCAGGAGCGGGACGAGCGCTTCCACCGCCGGGTGCCGGCACCGCTGCGGGCGTTGGCGAGCGGCGGCCTCGGACTCGGCGCCCGCCTCTCCGGGCAAGCACGGTGGCGGCGTATGGCGCGCGCCGTGGGCCGCGCCCACCAGCCGTTGCCGGGGCGTTACAGCAACGTCTTCGACCCCGGCGGCCGCCGCCGGCTCTTCGCCGCGGCGACGCTGGAGCAGATCGGTTCCATGCAAGAGCACGAAGTCTTCGCCGCCCATGCCGCGGCGCAGCGCTACCCCGACTTCTTGAGCCGCGTCCTCGCGGTGGACACGGCCACCTATCTACCTGGCGACATCCTGGTCAAGGTGGACCGCATGAGCATGGCGAATTCTCTGGAGGTGCGCTGCCCGCTGCTGGATCAGGAGGTTCTCGAGTTCGCCGCCAGCATCCCTTCGAACCTCAAGCGCCGCCATGGCGTCTCCAAGTACATCTTCAAGCGTGTCGCCGAAGGCTTCGTGCCGCGCGAGATCGTGCACCGCCAGAAGCACGGCTTCGGTGTCCCCCTCGGCCAGTGGTTCCGCGCCGAGTTGCGCGATCTGGTGCGCGAACACCTCCTGCACAGCAGCAACGGCGCCCATGTCCTCTTCAACCGCCGCTTCGTGACTCATCTGGTCGAAGAGCACGAGGCCGGGCGCTGGGACTGGAGCGTGCAGCTCTGGGCGCTGCTCATGTTCCATCTCTGGTACGAACGCCACGGCCCGCAGACACGCTCCTGA
- a CDS encoding glycosyltransferase family 4 protein: MTSRETVPAVRPTEAAPLRAVYYSSAIQLEPVLSLVPEMNRRTEFHLLLELSPEAWSSALFDVPPRHLPGGIVPGDAVLRDSVPPSIRAYWQRATSFHLIVHDCRRSVHPRTWWRSLQAARFIRALRPDVLHLDNLSLRLAPLLWSLRHIPMVLTLHDPEPHSGEDNWRVSLGRRLTFPQVDRFFLLNRSGVAGVSQRFGIAPGRLDTGHLGVHGLVKEWLAEPPAEEPRTVLFFGRMSRYKGLDVFYRAATLVAAKLDAVRFVVAGRSFPGYALPPEPELPRGGSVEVLHRYMHNRETAELFARATVVACPYLDATQSGVVLTAFAFGKPVVATRVGGLPEYVQDGVNGLLVEPGDAEALAAAILRLLQEPGLREHLRAGIAAQTETTISWAMAAEKIAASYHRAVGRRS; this comes from the coding sequence ATGACGTCTCGGGAAACAGTGCCGGCCGTACGCCCCACCGAGGCTGCACCGCTCCGCGCCGTCTATTACAGCAGCGCCATCCAGCTGGAGCCGGTGCTGTCGCTCGTGCCGGAGATGAATCGGCGCACCGAGTTCCATCTGCTCCTGGAGCTGTCGCCGGAAGCATGGTCGAGCGCCCTCTTCGACGTACCGCCGCGCCACCTGCCGGGCGGCATCGTTCCCGGCGACGCTGTCCTGCGCGATTCCGTGCCGCCCTCCATCCGGGCGTACTGGCAGCGCGCCACCAGTTTCCATCTCATCGTCCACGACTGCCGGCGCAGCGTGCACCCGCGGACGTGGTGGAGGAGCCTGCAAGCGGCGCGCTTCATCCGCGCCCTGCGGCCCGACGTGCTGCATCTGGACAATCTGTCCCTGCGTCTGGCGCCTCTCCTCTGGTCGCTGCGTCACATCCCCATGGTGCTCACGCTGCACGACCCCGAGCCGCACTCGGGTGAGGACAACTGGCGCGTGTCTCTCGGGCGCCGGCTCACCTTCCCGCAGGTGGATCGCTTCTTCTTGCTGAATCGTTCGGGGGTGGCAGGAGTCAGCCAACGCTTCGGGATCGCGCCGGGAAGGCTCGACACGGGCCACCTCGGCGTCCATGGCCTGGTCAAGGAGTGGCTCGCCGAACCGCCCGCCGAGGAGCCGCGCACCGTGCTTTTCTTCGGCCGCATGTCGCGGTACAAAGGTCTCGACGTCTTCTACCGTGCTGCCACCCTGGTAGCGGCGAAGCTGGATGCGGTCCGCTTCGTCGTCGCCGGGCGCTCCTTCCCAGGCTACGCGCTCCCCCCGGAACCGGAGCTGCCTCGCGGCGGTAGCGTCGAGGTGCTGCACCGCTACATGCACAACCGGGAGACGGCAGAGCTCTTCGCCCGCGCCACGGTCGTCGCTTGTCCCTATCTCGACGCGACGCAGAGTGGCGTGGTGCTGACCGCCTTCGCCTTTGGCAAACCCGTCGTCGCCACCCGCGTCGGCGGCCTGCCCGAGTACGTGCAGGATGGTGTCAACGGACTGCTGGTGGAGCCCGGCGATGCCGAGGCGCTGGCGGCAGCGATTCTCCGGCTGCTGCAGGAGCCGGGTTTGCGCGAGCACCTGCGCGCGGGGATCGCGGCGCAAACCGAAACCACGATTTCCTGGGCCATGGCGGCGGAGAAGATCGCCGCTTCGTATCACCGCGCGGTCGGCCGCAGGTCCTGA
- a CDS encoding class I SAM-dependent methyltransferase, with amino-acid sequence MHAASAATAPAPETRFEFGKNWLRFLGTLDEDRIDIATRSLASLLGRESLSGASFLDIGSGSGLSSLAALRLGCTRLHSFDFDPLSVACTQELKRRYARAAEFWTVEAGNALDRGYLAGLGTWDVVYSWGVLHHTGALWQALDNVAALVRSGGSLCLAIYNDQGSTSVRWRKIKALYHKSRGARLLVLATCTSYFVLRGLAGDLLRLQDPTRRYRQYRRNRGMSVLHDWRDWLGGYPFEVAKPEAVLAFYRARGFTLERMTTCGGSHGCNEYAFVKQ; translated from the coding sequence ATGCACGCCGCCAGTGCCGCAACCGCGCCCGCCCCCGAAACTCGCTTCGAGTTCGGCAAGAACTGGCTGCGCTTCCTCGGCACCCTCGACGAGGACCGTATCGACATCGCCACCCGTTCCCTGGCCTCTCTGCTCGGGCGGGAGTCGCTTTCCGGCGCCTCTTTCCTCGACATCGGCTCGGGCAGCGGACTTTCCTCCCTCGCCGCGCTCCGACTCGGCTGCACGCGCCTCCACTCCTTCGACTTCGACCCGCTGAGCGTCGCTTGCACTCAGGAGCTCAAGCGCCGTTATGCCCGGGCAGCGGAGTTCTGGACCGTGGAGGCAGGCAACGCCCTCGACCGCGGCTACCTCGCCGGCCTCGGCACCTGGGACGTGGTCTACTCCTGGGGTGTGCTGCACCATACCGGTGCCTTGTGGCAGGCTCTGGACAACGTCGCCGCTCTCGTGCGTTCCGGGGGCTCGCTCTGCCTGGCCATCTACAACGACCAGGGGAGTACTTCGGTGCGGTGGCGGAAGATCAAGGCCCTCTACCACAAGAGCCGTGGCGCGCGGCTGCTCGTGCTCGCGACCTGCACTTCGTATTTCGTCCTGCGCGGCCTCGCCGGCGACCTCCTGCGCTTGCAAGATCCGACCCGGCGCTACCGCCAGTACCGGCGGAACCGCGGCATGTCCGTGCTCCACGACTGGCGCGACTGGCTGGGAGGCTACCCATTCGAGGTCGCCAAGCCCGAGGCCGTCCTCGCCTTCTACCGCGCCCGCGGCTTCACACTGGAACGCATGACGACCTGCGGCGGCAGCCACGGGTGCAACGAGTACGCCTTCGTGAAGCAGTGA